A region of Campylobacter armoricus DNA encodes the following proteins:
- the secE gene encoding preprotein translocase subunit SecE produces MEKLITYFKLSKAELGKVIWPLKEQVRNAYITVFVVVAVVSLFLALVDLIMSFSLSKIIG; encoded by the coding sequence ATGGAAAAACTAATAACTTATTTTAAATTATCAAAAGCTGAATTAGGAAAAGTGATTTGGCCTTTAAAAGAGCAAGTTAGAAATGCTTATATTACAGTTTTTGTAGTTGTTGCTGTTGTTTCATTATTTTTAGCATTAGTTGATTTGATTATGTCATTTTCGTTATCTAAAATTATAGGATAA
- the nusG gene encoding transcription termination/antitermination protein NusG, with amino-acid sequence MMNHKWYAIQTYAGSEMAVKRAIENLVRDHGIQEQLLEVIVPTEDVIEFKNGKEKISERSLYSGYVFANIDLSTELWHKIQSLPKVGRFIGESKKPTPLSEKDINLILEKVKNKAAPKPKISFDKEESVRITEGPFANFVGIVEEYDMVRGVLKLNVSIFGRSTPVEILYSQVEKIV; translated from the coding sequence ATGATGAATCATAAATGGTATGCAATTCAGACTTATGCTGGTAGTGAAATGGCTGTAAAAAGAGCCATAGAAAATTTAGTTAGAGATCATGGAATTCAAGAACAATTATTAGAAGTGATTGTTCCAACTGAAGATGTGATTGAATTTAAAAATGGTAAAGAAAAAATAAGCGAAAGAAGTCTATATTCAGGTTATGTATTTGCTAATATTGACTTATCAACAGAGCTTTGGCACAAAATTCAGTCTTTGCCAAAAGTTGGGCGTTTTATAGGGGAAAGTAAAAAGCCGACCCCATTAAGTGAAAAAGATATCAATCTTATTTTAGAAAAGGTGAAAAATAAAGCAGCACCTAAACCTAAAATTTCGTTTGATAAAGAAGAGAGTGTTAGAATAACTGAAGGTCCTTTCGCAAACTTTGTTGGTATTGTAGAAGAGTACGACATGGTTAGAGGGGTTTTAAAGCTAAATGTTTCAATATTTGGTAGATCAACTCCAGTTGAGAT
- the rpmG gene encoding 50S ribosomal protein L33, with translation MRIKVGLKCEECGDINYSTFKNSKNTTEKLELRKYCPRLKKHTIHKEVKLKS, from the coding sequence ATGAGAATAAAAGTTGGTTTAAAATGTGAAGAGTGCGGTGATATAAATTATAGCACTTTTAAAAATAGTAAAAATACAACTGAAAAATTAGAATTAAGAAAATATTGTCCAAGATTAAAAAAACACACAATTCATAAAGAAGTTAAATTAAAAAGTTAA
- a CDS encoding YaaA family protein, producing MIILFSPSESKNKTNTQKPINKNSFIFEHMFYVRMEALKKYQNFVNTRNTQELGKFFGVKDLNEINELSQDLSKKNTIKAIERYSGVAFEYLNYPSLNSLEKKYIDNNVIIFSNLFGPILAKDLIPYYKFKQGEKIENFNIEKFYKEKFSKELDDLLENELIIDLRAKFYEKFYTIKKPFLTFAFLKNSKSLSHFAKAYRGKILRVLANKNIHNKEALLENLPDELKIKEIKIQGLKEEIILDIVS from the coding sequence ATGATAATTTTATTCTCACCAAGTGAAAGTAAAAACAAAACTAATACTCAAAAACCAATAAATAAAAATTCTTTCATTTTTGAGCATATGTTTTATGTAAGAATGGAAGCTTTAAAGAAATATCAAAATTTTGTTAATACTCGTAATACACAAGAGCTTGGAAAATTCTTTGGAGTAAAAGACTTAAATGAAATTAATGAGTTAAGTCAAGATTTATCTAAAAAAAATACTATAAAAGCTATTGAAAGATATAGTGGTGTTGCATTTGAATATCTAAACTATCCTAGTTTAAATTCATTAGAAAAAAAATATATAGATAATAATGTCATAATTTTCTCAAATTTATTTGGTCCAATACTAGCAAAAGATTTAATTCCTTATTATAAATTCAAACAAGGTGAAAAAATAGAAAATTTTAATATAGAAAAATTTTACAAAGAGAAATTTTCAAAAGAACTTGATGATTTATTAGAAAATGAATTAATAATAGATCTTAGAGCTAAATTTTATGAAAAATTTTATACCATAAAAAAACCTTTTTTAACTTTTGCATTTTTAAAAAATTCTAAATCTTTAAGTCATTTTGCAAAAGCATATAGAGGCAAGATATTAAGAGTGTTAGCAAATAAAAATATACATAACAAAGAAGCTTTACTTGAAAACTTACCTGATGAATTAAAAATCAAAGAAATTAAAATACAAGGATTAAAAGAAGAGATAATTTTAGATATAGTAAGCTAA
- a CDS encoding major outer membrane protein — MKLVKLSLVAALAAGAFSAANAVSLEEAIKDVDVSGMFRYRFESDRLDAGAKPYSGFTAGVQNGYNGDKENRHRFKSQLNFKAALDDNFKAFVQFQYDNTGELGFNSPSAKAETNTAQSFDVEQAYLEYTNEAYATSVTFGKMEVGSIWTDDAIGTGAKIINNSIEGLTFAGYWFDSFNVTDDGDFTGLGIADASLYGAAVLGDFDPFAFQLWAAYSNNWAFLYAIDASYKFSFNDVANFKIQGQYLGNSLDSDKEKLGLDNGNFYAAQLQGQISAFDFKAGIVGYGEKDKASLVVLEDKGQVIAPGEQIFYSTGSDLRGDVGENFFYFAGLGYTFAETVRVGFDYIGGKSEQVGYDIDKNEYVASVSYAYSPKLTFSGFYSYLTEDFNTKNIDDADDQFIRLEALYKF, encoded by the coding sequence ATGAAACTAGTTAAACTTAGTTTAGTAGCAGCTTTAGCTGCAGGTGCTTTTTCAGCAGCAAATGCTGTTTCACTTGAAGAAGCTATAAAAGATGTTGATGTATCAGGAATGTTTAGATACAGATTTGAATCTGATAGATTAGATGCTGGTGCAAAACCTTACAGTGGTTTTACTGCAGGTGTTCAAAATGGTTACAATGGTGATAAAGAAAACAGACACAGATTTAAATCTCAATTAAACTTCAAAGCAGCTTTAGATGATAATTTCAAAGCTTTTGTTCAATTCCAATATGACAATACAGGCGAGTTAGGTTTTAATAGTCCAAGTGCTAAAGCTGAAACTAACACAGCTCAAAGCTTTGATGTTGAGCAAGCATACTTAGAATACACTAACGAAGCTTATGCTACAAGTGTAACTTTCGGTAAAATGGAAGTTGGTTCAATTTGGACTGATGATGCTATCGGTACAGGAGCTAAAATCATTAACAACTCTATCGAAGGTTTAACTTTTGCAGGTTACTGGTTTGATAGTTTTAATGTTACAGATGATGGTGATTTTACTGGTTTAGGTATAGCTGATGCTTCATTATATGGCGCTGCTGTATTAGGTGATTTTGATCCATTTGCTTTCCAATTATGGGCTGCTTATTCAAATAATTGGGCATTCTTATATGCAATAGATGCTAGCTATAAATTCAGCTTTAATGATGTAGCTAATTTCAAAATCCAAGGTCAATACTTAGGAAATAGCCTAGATAGCGATAAAGAAAAATTAGGTCTTGACAATGGTAATTTCTATGCTGCTCAATTACAAGGTCAAATTTCAGCATTTGATTTTAAAGCAGGTATAGTTGGTTATGGTGAAAAAGATAAAGCTAGCTTAGTTGTATTAGAAGATAAAGGTCAAGTAATCGCTCCAGGTGAGCAAATTTTCTATTCTACTGGTAGTGATTTAAGAGGTGATGTAGGTGAAAACTTCTTCTATTTTGCAGGTTTAGGTTATACTTTTGCTGAAACTGTAAGAGTAGGATTTGATTATATAGGTGGTAAATCTGAGCAAGTTGGTTATGATATAGATAAAAACGAATATGTAGCAAGTGTGTCTTATGCTTATAGTCCAAAACTTACATTTAGTGGTTTCTATTCTTACTTAACCGAAGATTTCAATACTAAAAATATAGATGATGCTGACGATCAATTCATCAGACTTGAAGCTCTATACAAATTCTAA
- the tuf gene encoding elongation factor Tu: MAKEKFSRNKPHVNIGTIGHVDHGKTTLTAAISAVLSRRGLAELKDYDNIDNAPEEKERGITIATSHIEYETENRHYAHVDCPGHADYVKNMITGAAQMDGAILVVSAADGPMPQTREHILLSRQVGVPYIVVFMNKADMVDDAELLELVEMEIRELLSSYDFPGDDTPIISGSALQALEEAKAGQDGEWSKKILDLMAAVDEYIPTPTRDTDKDFLMPIEDVFSISGRGTVVTGRIEKGVVKVGDTIEIVGIRDTQSTTVTGVEMFRKEMDQGEAGDNVGVLLRGTKKEDVLRGMVLAKPKSITPHTDFEAEVYILNKDEGGRHTPFFNNYRPQFYVRTTDVTGSIQLAEGVEMVMPGENVRITVSLIAPVALEEGTRFAIREGGRTVGSGVVSKIIK; encoded by the coding sequence ATGGCTAAAGAAAAATTTTCACGTAATAAGCCTCACGTAAATATTGGTACAATTGGTCACGTTGATCATGGTAAAACTACTTTAACAGCTGCAATTTCTGCTGTTCTTTCAAGAAGAGGATTGGCTGAATTAAAAGATTATGATAATATCGATAATGCTCCTGAAGAAAAAGAGCGTGGTATTACTATTGCTACATCTCACATTGAGTATGAAACAGAAAATCGTCACTATGCTCATGTTGATTGTCCAGGACACGCAGACTATGTTAAAAATATGATTACTGGTGCTGCTCAAATGGATGGTGCTATCCTTGTTGTTTCTGCTGCAGATGGTCCAATGCCACAAACTAGAGAGCATATTTTACTTTCTCGTCAAGTAGGTGTACCATATATTGTTGTTTTTATGAATAAAGCTGATATGGTTGATGATGCAGAGTTGTTAGAATTAGTTGAAATGGAAATTAGAGAATTATTAAGCTCATATGATTTTCCAGGAGATGATACTCCAATTATTTCAGGTTCTGCTTTACAAGCTCTTGAAGAAGCAAAAGCTGGTCAAGATGGTGAATGGTCTAAAAAAATACTAGATCTTATGGCGGCAGTTGATGAGTATATTCCAACTCCAACTCGTGATACAGATAAAGATTTCTTAATGCCTATTGAAGATGTATTTTCAATTTCAGGTCGTGGTACAGTTGTTACTGGTAGAATTGAAAAAGGTGTTGTAAAAGTTGGTGATACTATTGAAATAGTTGGTATTAGAGATACTCAAAGCACTACAGTAACTGGTGTTGAAATGTTTAGAAAAGAAATGGATCAAGGTGAAGCTGGTGATAATGTAGGTGTTCTTTTGCGTGGTACTAAAAAAGAAGATGTTCTTCGTGGTATGGTTTTGGCTAAACCAAAATCAATCACTCCTCACACTGATTTTGAAGCTGAAGTTTATATTTTAAATAAAGATGAAGGTGGTCGCCATACTCCATTCTTTAATAACTATAGACCGCAATTTTATGTAAGAACAACAGATGTTACTGGTTCTATTCAACTTGCAGAAGGTGTTGAAATGGTTATGCCAGGTGAAAATGTTAGAATTACTGTAAGTCTAATTGCTCCAGTTGCACTTGAAGAAGGTACTCGTTTTGCTATCCGTGAAGGTGGTCGTACCGTTGGTTCGGGTGTTGTTTCTAAAATTATTAAATAA